One Fusarium falciforme chromosome 12, complete sequence DNA window includes the following coding sequences:
- a CDS encoding MFS domain-containing protein, giving the protein MAHDGKNNISHVETRDEEDQIQKTDQNVKLDAFGASAKTDPKEIALVKKLDWYMMPILWLMYFFNFLDRNAMINGRLNGLEDDLGLKGTQYNTCVSILFVGYLCGQIPSNMILNRVRPSWYMAGFCMAWSVLSLLTYKANSYESMLVCRFLLGITEAPFYPGALYMISMFYNRKEIATRMSIFYTGNMMASSFSGLIAAPIFAKLDKVHGLAGWQWLFIIQGAISIGVAILGFFTLPDSPLKTRWLTPEERQLAHERICRDTTGRREGTSVWTGLREAASDWRTWVFCLMDNLHLSANGFKNFLPTVIETLGYNTTITLVLTCPPYLFSGFVSIAVSWSSGRFNERTWHVTLSKAVAIVGFAMCCATLNVPVRFVGIMLFVGATYGVNNIILGWTASVVGQTDEKKAVAIAMCNTFGNLASVYTPYLWPKSAAPRYLQPMVACIAFSAGVCICAWVLRIALRRQNKKTREQNPEETNFYVY; this is encoded by the exons ATGGCGCACGACGGCAAGAACAACATCTCGCATGTCGAGAcgcgagatgaagaagatcagATTCAGAAGACGGATCAGAATGTCAAGCTCGACGCGTTTGGCGCTAGCGCAAAGACAGACCCCAAGGAGATTGCCCTCGTCAAGAAGCTGGACTGGTACATGATG CCCATTCTCTGGCTCATGTACTTTTTCAACTTCCTCGATCGCAATGCCATGATTAACGGACGATTGAACGGCCTCGAAGACGACCTGGGCCTCAAGGGCACTCAATACAACACCTGCGTGTCGATCCTCTTCGTAGGCTACCTCTGCGGCCAGATTCCCTCCAACATGATCCTCAACCGCGTGCGACCCTCGTGGTACATGGCTGGCTTCTGCATGGCTTGGTCCGTCCTGTCTCTCCTGACGTACAAGGCGAACAGCTACGAGAGCATGCTGGTGTGTCGATTTCTGCTCGGAATCACTGAGGCGCCGTTTTATCCTGGTGCTTTGTACATGATCTCTATGTTCTACAACCGTAAGGAGATTGCGACGCGCATGTCCATTTTCTACACTGGAAATATGATGGCAAGCTCCTTTTCTGGTCTGATTGCGGCTCCCATCTTTGCGAAGCTTGATAAGGTCCACggcctggctggctggcaatG gctcttcatcatccaggGTGCCATCTCCATCGGTGTCGCCATTCTAGGTTTCTTCACCCTGCCCGACAGCCCCCTCAAGACGCGATGGCTTACTCCCGAGGAACGCCAGCTGGCTCATGAGCGTATCTGCCGCGATACGACTGGTCGTCGCGAGGGCACCTCTGTTTGGACTGGTCTCCGCGAGGCTGCTTCTGACTGGCGCACTTGGGTCTTCTGTCTGATGGACAACCTCCATCTCTCT GCCAACGGTTTCAAGAACTTCCTTCCCACCGTCATCGAGACTCTCGGctacaacaccaccatcaccctgGTCCTGACTTGCCCTCCCTACCTCTTCTCCGGTTTCGTCTCTATCGCCGTTTCCTGGTCATCAGGCCGCTTCAACGAGCGCACATGGCACGTGACCCTCAGCAAGGCCGTTGCCATCGTTGGTTTCGCAATGTGCTGCGCAACCCTCAACGTGCCAGTCCGCTTCGTCGGCATCATGCTCTTCGTCGGTGCCACATACGGCGTCAACAACATCATTCTTGGCTGGACAGCCTCTGTCGTCGGCCAAAcagacgagaagaaggctgttGCGATCGCCATGTGCAACACGTTTGGCAACCTTGCCAGTGTTTACACTCCTTACCTGTGGCCCAagtctgctgctcctcgctACCTCCAGCCCATGGTGGCTTGCATTGCTTTCTCAGCGGGCGTGTGCATTTGCGCGTGGGTCTTGAGGATTGCTCTGCGGAGGCAGAACAAGAAGACGCGGGAGCAGAACCCTGAGGAGACCAACTTTTACGTGTACTAA